In the genome of Carya illinoinensis cultivar Pawnee chromosome 13, C.illinoinensisPawnee_v1, whole genome shotgun sequence, the window TTTCTTTTACATACATGGAAACAGTTAAATTCGAACATCATGCACTTCTGATCTGTTGAAAGTTATTGTTGACACTAGATAAGTGATGGTTTAcagattaaatattattaatctcaGTTTTCAGTGCATTACTACCTAGGTTAAAAGGACAGGTTAGAGAACTGATGGAAAGTGGATGGTGACTTCTGTGTGGGCAGTTTAGTAGTTTTTTTGCTTACCTTACAGGAAGGGagagaatttatttcaattagttttagttatttgagCACAAACAAAGGTATTAATCTTTTAGGTCCATGTTGGATCTTCACCCTTGTTTATGTTCATGTTGGGTTTTCCCACCCATTATCTTAAGTGTTTGCGTTGAAATCTCTAAGAAATTCAGTTTGTTTGATCTTACACTCCATATGTTTGGGCCGTTTCCTTCTTTTTTCGGTATATTTCTTATGGTTCTAGTTCTGTTCGGCCGGTTTGGCCCATTTATCTCTGTTGTATTTCTGCTAAATATATTGCACTAGCACGTGGGCTAGAGTGTTAGAGGAAGTCATATACTGGCCAAGTTAGACCATGATGGTGGGAGTTCATTTACAAGTTGCACCTCTCCAACTTCAGCTTAATCATGGTGCAGCTACATCTTTTCCATGTTAGATGCTCAATTCATCATCACTTTCCTTAGTTGAACCATTACGGTATTGCAGGTATTCAAGGATGCCTGACATGGAGACAGAGACTAATCCCATAGACCGAACAGTAGCCCATTTACTCTTTCATAGGCCTTTGGAGTTACCATCAAGACATCCTGATACACCTGAATCACCTACTTCTACAAAGCTTCCATGTGAACGCAAAGTAGCAGGCTCAGTGAATTTGTCGATGGGCTGCCTGCCAGAGGTTGCAAAAAGTAAACAGAACTCTCCGCACCAAGGATCTAAGAATTCTTGCCCATTATCTGAAACCCACGATGTCGATCAGTTTAAAAGCAGCCCTTGCGTAGACACTTCAGAGAACGCTTCAAACAATGAGACTGCAGATGGTGGAGCTGTGAAGGCTGAAGCCTCTAAATGAATGGAGTTATTTCCCGGGATTCTGAGGGTAATTCCTTCCTTTATCTCTTACATGCCTACTTATCTGTtttccatatataattatatggatTTACTGGTAACGCTGTAGTTCTCTTCCATTGTCAGCCTAGTGGATCGTTATCAAGAGTGAATCATGGAACCTCAAACCTCATTGTTATGGAAGACCCTACAGAAATTGCATGAATGCATGTTTCAAGTAGTATATTCAAAATGGTTATGTACTTCTATCTGAGACTTTATAAAATTCATGGTGATGACTGTCGTGTGTGACATAATATATGCCTAATGCGTGGAAGGGTGAACCTACTTTAAAGTGTCAAGTCTCGGCAGATACATGCATGCCAACTGAGTTGGAAAGTTTGAATTATATACTTGAGGTACTTCATTATAAAATCGTTGGGCTATATCTGCTTATGTTAAAGGTGGACTCTTCACTCTCATATAagattttgatttgtttgaggATTTTCAACACATGATTGCCCTTGTTTTGGAGATTATTTGAGTATTTGAATCTTAATGCTGCTGCTTATCTTCAGGTGTGGTTAGAACAAAAATGGCACTCACTGGCTGAGGTTGCACGTATGAAGAGTTACTTAcgaattaataaaatatcaaacaaTCCAATccactctatatatataattttcagttttctaataatccctttttttttctcctcataTTTGTGAGGTATTttcaatcatattttatttaattttcattatgtCCAATAAATattaccccaaaaaaaaaaaaaactctttttcttcAGCACTTTACTTTTCTTTCCAGGTAAATAAACAAGGACACCTAGAGTTTTATATTTGTACAAAAACGCTCAAAAAGTACTAAGAATATCCTCAAGGATGAGGTAAATTTACTAAGGCATTTTTTATAGCAATGAAGCTTACTATTTTGTCACATTATAAACTTCAATTTGAATattcttttatcatttataaatatcattaaacGATGTATAAATACTATAACTCGGCTTCACATATCTATATTTCTGAGTTCcgatgaaattttaaaaaatgttgagaCACATTTCTTTTATCAATAATTTATGATAGTTCTTTTCCAAAAATGTCAATAACTTGTGGAGAAAATCGTTATCGCAGGAGATTCTTTAGTGGTATTGCAAGCTATGGATAATCTTGACAATAACTCATAATGTACTATTCAACCTCTAATCAGTGATATTAGGAATGTATTGCAATCATTCAAAAGTTGACAAATCAGAAAAATATATCAACATTTAAATTGATGCACGCATTCTATTGTGTAAGGAGCAGCTTCCATGCATGTTTATGGAAGTATATCCCTCAATTttatctctctctgtctccTAGATTTTCAGAGTGACAAAGACCCTCTAGTGTgtagataatatataattatcacaATGTAGATGACTTTTATTTCAATGAACAAGcttgtttgaagaaaaaaaaaaaaaaaaattagttcagtCAACCTGTGGAATGTGGACGGTATGAAGTAACTTGGTAAGTAGCGTCCATTGAAGTAACTTGTGGACACGTGTCATTATGCAGGGAAGCTGCTTCAAGAAAATTGAACTGCGTTGGTGAGGGGAGTTTGGGCCAACTTGGGTTAGACTGGGCTTACTAGGGGCCCTGTCCGAATTACAAACATCCATTGGGCAGGAACCATAAAATTGCATGTCTGTTAACGGGCCCACGAGGAGAACTACTTGTCGGTTACTCTTCGTCACAGTCAAAACATCGCAACGATACCCTCCAAAAAATCCAGAGAGGGGGTCGGGCAATGGACGTGGAGGTGAAGACTAAAGAAGGAGAAGGGGAAAATGGAAGAAAGTGGAAGCGAAGCCTAAGGAACAAGAGCTTTAAATCAGTTTCGTTATGTCCAATAAACAATCTTGATGATGGCTGTCTCATGCACATCTTTAGTTTCCTTTCACCAATTCCAGGTACCCATTTTAGCTGCTCTCACTCAATATCTTTCTTGCTAGTCGATTCAATCCAAGGtttatctttttcccttttggtGGGTATCAAGCTATTTTGCTTTATATGGTTAGAAAAAACCTTAATTTCATCAAAGATCCCTTTTTTTTCTGGGTGATTTATTATCATTCGTTAGGTAAAGGCATTTTTTTGTCCAATCAAATTaccgcttttttttttttttttaatggtgtaaatggataTCTTCCCGGTTTACTTGCGTTTTATTTTAGCTACACTCGTAACTTTGTAAGTTACAAGCTTTAAAAGTCTGATTGGAGTCCATGTTGTTGATATCTCAGTGTAAATTGTGATGTTCACGaatcaaaagaaatagaaaactaTACTCTCATGCCATAATTGGCGCTCTGAATACTATATAATTAACCATCAAGATTCAAGGTTGCCGATTTGTTTTTGTCATCACCTAAGTCATGAAAATTTCGAAGAAAATATCTGAAATGGGTTTCTAAAAAACTATTGAGGTTCGGCTATATTTCTTATATACCAGGAAGAGAAACCTGGCTAGATTTTTGGTTCTTCTCATGGACGACGAGGAACCAAGTCTATAACTCCAGGGAAGCCTGGGTGGAAGAAACTAGGTCAATCACCTTATATGTACAAATTCTGTTTATGTTTCATTTTTCGTGGTTAGCATTCTTGAATAACATTGTTTTCCTAAGTTCAGTGtgattttaatgatttatgacAAGAAGATAGAAGTTTGAATGTTCTGATCATACAAATCGGCTTAGCCTAGTTGACTTCACCGCGATGCATGTGACGTACTTTTGTATGGTCTCTGTCACAAAATTGCTATTGAGTTTGCAGATCGGTATAACACCGCCCTCGTTTGCCACAGATGGCAGTACTTGGCATGTCACCCTCGGTTGTGGCTGCGAGTAGACCGATCAGTCAAAGATTTATCTGATCCCGGTGTTTTCCCCAATATTGAGACAGCCGTCGCTGCAGCAAGGTTTGCAAAGTTACAACTGTCCATATGCCATTCATTGGCTAGGTAGAAAGCTTAAAACCTGataccattattttttttttccttataggCCTGGAGACACCATTTTAGTTGCAGCAGGAGGGAGTCATCGTGCCtctaatattcaaattaaaaaaccaCTTTGTTTGGTGTGtccaaatttctttttcttactaGAAAGGTTACTTAAGTATCACAGTGATTGTGTGTGCATTTATAAATGGAGTTGGAAATTATATATGCATTTTAGTCTCTCCCTGAACCGGTATATACAAAGTTTACATCATTGGATTTCAATGTACTCAACATTCAATTGACTTTTGGAGAGAAGatgctttaaattttgatacTGATTCTTTTTTAGGCATGTTCTGGTTATTACCTTAAAACACGAGTCATGCTAGATGCAGTCGTGGAGTGTGCAAGCGCcacgcaatcgttttgaaaagagtggagtccactattaaaaaattaatttttttcatgtgggtcctgtatttactcatttttttcgaAAGGCTTGCGCACtcacgactacaaatatcatttctttttttctttttttctttttttaattcagGGTTGTCTTGTGTTATAGGAAACTTGTTCAACTTTTTTTGGGTTGCAGCCTTATGTAGGTTgtatctctttctctcacttGATGAGCTAAACATCTCGCTAACTGCTAATAGCAATGCCAACTCGTTGCTTACAATTCTCGTGTAAATATTTCGACTGCTGATTCTTAGATGTATTACATATGATTTTCAAACTCTAGCTTACACACTTAAAAGTGAATTTTATAGCTTCACTCATTGTAGGTTTACCGAAATTTTTTGGGTGTATTCTAAAAATGTTGCTGTAAGCAATTCATTTCCATGAACACCATCTTTGTAGAGCTCGGTTGCATTTGAACCAGCACCAAAGAAGCTAGGAAATTGCTTGCAGCTTTCTCATGGGAATGACAAATTCACTTGTACTTTTTACACACTTTAATAACAATGCCTATTTTGAACTATGGGTGTTCATTTATTTTTACTGATTTTATTCCATGAGAGagaatatatatacttttattgTAGAATATCTTTCCATTTTTTGCTATTtcattctcataaaaaaaactgctattttcaatttaatctTACTTTGTTCAGATTGGTGGAGGTGAGCTTCCCGATGAGACAACGCTAATTTGTTCTCGAGGTTCAGACAGGTTTGGAAATTTTACATGTATTATCTTATGTTCGTTATGTGGTGGTTTTATTCCAGTTTTCTctctgaaaaaaatattatgaggaACCATCTCCATACTGCTGGATCTAATGGAAGATATCCAAATTAAAGTGAAATGTGTTTTGAGCCTTATGCCTTGAGCATAGATTCACGTGTAGTGCATGTCTGTCACAAGAGATGTGCTGCACTAGTATTACTGGTGTTGAAAGCTGCAGTTTTAATTTATCTAGCAGTTTGGAAAGTTCTACTGGTGGAAATCACCACTCTGTAAACTCATCATGAGCAAgaaattttggtattttctgTTCATTATGTTTGGGCAGCGCATTGGAGTTCCTGTCCACCTGCAAACTGGCAAACTTGACAGTGAAGGCAGAGCTTGGTTGCTGCTTACTTCATAGAAGGGGAAGGCTAACTATTGATGGATGTGTTCTTCAATGCGAGTCTAACCCCTTGGACTATTTGTCATGCCCGATTGTGAGTACAGCCAGTGTTACTCAGCAGCTCCCTTCCTCGATGAAGAGCCATAGCGATGGTGTCTTTGTTTCTCAAACTCGCATTGAAGGCGGTGCCAAGGCTGTTTTGACGAGTGGGGACCTGGAATTGCAGCGAGTTCGAGTCATTTATGCCCGAACATCTCTCCTGTTCTGGTTTGATGTAGAGCATCAGTGATGATCATTATCATCCTCAATTGCTTGTGATTgctcaactgtttattcttgtAAACTTTATTCATAACCTTCAATTGAATGTTATTTTGTGGTTTCCCAGGTTTCTTACCAGCTCACACTTTACAGGGTAAATGTTTTCACCAATAGGATGTTGAGATCATTTGACAAAACCTTCGTGGCCCTGGAAACTAACTGAAATCTATAGCCAGGACCACAATTAGTTCCCACGCAGCTGGAGCTgggtctttctttctttcctcttttagGCAGTGTTTGAATGTTGAGCTTAGCTAGGttgagttttttatgaatagttgtAAGTTGATTTAATAGAGTGAGTTATGTGAGGGTCatataagatgagtttagatagaGTGAGTTATGTGAGGGTCatataagatgagtttagatgtatttagatATTTAGATGAGTTTGGAGATATttatggaaatttaaaaaaggttGTGAATCTCACGTATAAAGAGATACTGAGTTGAAAAATGTCATAAGTTTTacgtgtaaagaggttttgagtttatatgagtttagtaatttgagaattgAGTGTTCGGACGTTagacttaatttaaaattagacccAAGTTTAACAACCAAATGAGCCCTTAGTCATAAGAGTAGCGGTCGCAGATTTTGCATGCACTCTGTTTTTGTCGAACTTGATGTCATCTCTGTAATCTGTGTGATAAGTTCACAGCTCTCGATTTCTGaa includes:
- the LOC122291427 gene encoding F-box protein SKIP5, which translates into the protein MDVEVKTKEGEGENGRKWKRSLRNKSFKSVSLCPINNLDDGCLMHIFSFLSPIPDRYNTALVCHRWQYLACHPRLWLRVDRSVKDLSDPGVFPNIETAVAAARPGDTILVAAGGSHRASNIQIKKPLCLIGGGELPDETTLICSRGSDSALEFLSTCKLANLTVKAELGCCLLHRRGRLTIDGCVLQCESNPLDYLSCPIVSTASVTQQLPSSMKSHSDGVFVSQTRIEGGAKAVLTSGDLELQRVRVIYARTSLLFWFDVEHQ